The window TGAGCTTCGCGGATACGGACCAAGCTGTTCATTAAAGCATCAAAGCTGACATCATCATGGTGGATAAGCAGAAGATCTGGACACTGCCCATGGTTTTTTTGGCGATGGCTTAAGGCTTGGTCCACACTCATTTGGTTATCGTGAGAGTGCGCCACAGCCCCCATTTGGGTGACAATGTTCTCAAAATAGCCATGGCGGATCGGATGATCATGGTGGATAAGCACCGTCTTATCCTGGAGTATCTTTTCTTGGTTGCTCAGGGCGTGGGGGGCTGGGTGCATGGGCACCGCAATGGTAAAGGAGCTGCCGTGCTCTTCCTGGCTATGTAGTGTGATGGAGCCTTCCATAAGCTTGGCCAGCTTCTGGCAAATAGCCAGCCCCAGTCCACTCCCGCCATATTGACGGGTCATGGAGGTGTCTGCTTGGTTAAAGGCTTCAAAAATATGATTTTGTTTGCTAAGTGGAATACCAATGCCGGTATCAACAACGGTGACGATTAATGTGAGCTGATGATGGTGGCGTTGTTGGCAGCGCATGAGAATGGCCACGGAGCCCTCATGGGTGAATTTAATGGCGTTACTGGTGAAATTGAGCAAGATCTGTCGTAAACGGGAGGGGTCTCCCAGCAATTTCCGTGGGACTGAAGCGTCGACGTGGGTGAGCAGCTGTAACCCTTTTTCTGCCGCTCTTAAATGCATCATGCCATAAAGGTCGTGGATCATCTTGTAGGGGTAAAAGGAGATAGACTCCAACTCCATACGGCCCGCTTCAATCTTGGAAATATCCAAAATATCACTAATGATCTGTAAGAGGCTCTCCCCTGCGGTATTCAGCATGTGCAGGGTACGCTTTTGTTCCGTACTTAATATACCTTCAGCCAGTATTTCAGATGCCCCTAAAATGGCATTCATCGGGGTTCGGATCTCATGACTCATGGTCGCTAAGAAGTCACTTTTGGCTTGGCTGGCCTGATCGGCTTGGGTTTTAGCCTCCCGCAGTGCTTGTTCGGTTCGTTTGATCTCGGTGACGTCGGTTACCATGATGGTAATACCGGCCAAGCGACCTTGTTCATCAAAGTAGGGGACTTTGTCGGTACGGAACCAGCCAGGTCCACCATCGTAATACTGACCGGGCTTAATGAGCCCAAGTTTGGGCTCACCTGTGGTCATAATTTCCACATTATCATTATGGTATTGCCGGGCAACATCTGAAGGGAAGAGCTCAAAAACGGTTTTACCAATGGCCTCTTCAGGCACGGTATCACACAAATCTGCAGCACGCTGGTTGATACGTCTGACTTGATGATTATCATCAATATACCAAACCATGGCATTAACGGATTCAAAGATGGTTTGGTGGTCTCGCTCACTACGGCGAAGGGCGTCTTCGGCCACTTTGCGATCTGAGATATCACGGGCGAAGCCAACGGTTCCTGTGATGTTGCCTTGGCTGTCATAAACAGGGGATTTAAAGGTTTCTACCCAGCGTAATTTCCCTTGTTGCATCACCTGTTCTTCAACGATTTTTTGTGTCCCTTGTGCCATGACTTCCTGATCATCTGCTTGATACTGCTGGGCCATCTCTTTGGGGGAGAGGTCAAAGTCGCTCAGCCCTTCAATCTCTGTGGGGTCACTGCGCTCATAGGCATGAGCAAGAAATTGGTTCACCGTGAGAAAGCGGCTTTGATCATCTTTAAGCCAGACAAAAAAGGGAAAGTTGTTCAGGGTCGCCCGCAGGTAGCGTTCGGTCTCTTTTTGCCGAACTTCCTGTTTTTTGAGTTGTTCAAGAATAATGGCTGCAATAAAAAAAACTAAAAAAGCATCAATAGCTGGGGTGATGAAACCAACAATCATAAGATCTGTGCGTATTTCCCCATACAGCCAATAGCTTTGTGCAACCATCAATATCTCAGATATAAGAATGGCCAGCGTGGTGAATAGGGCAATAAACCGCCAAAATGAGAGGGCTTTTAAAAAAGTTAAGATACGCTCCATACAGGCTGCCCCTCAAATGATTGAACGGATTTAATCAGAGTAGGAGATCACCAGATTTGCAGCAACTGCAATTTGGTAGCGTTGTGTAACCAAATTACATACGTTGCAACCCTCCAGTGACCCGCTTGATGCCCTTGGAGATCGCTGTATGGGGTTTGCCAAGCCAGATTTCAGCCTGTTGATAGAAGGTTTGAGCTTGCTCCAGATCGCCCTCCACTTCGTGACAAACCCCAATATTATAGAGCAGTGAAGCGTTGGGGGCGGGTTCTTGCGCTAGGCTGTCCCGCCAGAGTTTACACGCTGTATCCAGTCGCTGATTGTTGGCAAATTCAACCCCCTGCTTTAAGATTTTTAAACCACGGGGGGTTAAGCCTTTTCCCTCTTCCATTAAAGGTATGGAGACAGCGCGCAGATAGGGGGCGATATCCTGGCGGTAGGCCTTTAAGGTTTGGCGCAAAGCTTGTTGTAGTAGTAGATGGCCAGCGGTTAATTGTGAGTTGCGGTCACCTGGGCAGCGCTGAACAGAACGGCTGGCGCGGTGGCTTTGACTGTAGATCAGCGCTTCGGTATGTACCTCGGCAACCTTGGCATGGATCTCTACCTGGGCATCACGTTTACGGCAGATAACAGGGGTTGTGACCTTATGGCGCGGACGTCGTGTGGTGATTTTTCGTATACGGCGCTGTTTGACCTTCTTCTTCCTGCCTGGGGTTATGTCCTCTTCAATAACCTCAATTTCATCCACAACTTCATGGGGTTTGAAAGGCTTGTTCGTGGGCTTGTTTTGTCCATATAAGCAGGCTTGGTATTGGTCTTTGGTACGTTTTCGACCGTGGTAGGGCCGTTTACACCAGCGTTCCCGGTTCATCCTATATGGGCGATCCTGCCAGGAAAAATCTGTAACCTGCCCAAAATGAATGGCATCCACCCCCATGTGTCGCCCTACATGAATGGCGCTCTGTGTAGAGAGCCGTCTGGGACGTTTTTTTTGAGTGCGGCGTAGCTCAAAATAGGGGATGCCCCTTATTTTTATCTGGCTTAGGGTCTGTTCCAGCTCTTGCGTGACGGTTTGTCCACCACGGCCTGTATAGTCCAGCAAGGCAATGTTTTGGTGTTGATAAACCCGTGGGTGCTCTGGGGCGACCAGAAACTGGGTTTGTACCTTGGGTGCACAGCCACTGAGCAGGAGGAGGGTGCTGAGCAGGAGTGTGGTGTAGACCTTTGCCATGTTTTTTTCCAACCGTGATAAGTGAGTACAAACTATGAGTCTACGTGAGTGGGCCAGGGTTACCAACCGTAACGTTCACATGACAGCTCAATTCGACGCTTGAAGTTGTTGCTGGGGCTTGCCACAATCGGTGGCACTAATAACACCCAAGCTATGGATGCCCGTGAAAATTCAACAGTTGATTGTGGATGCCTACGGTTGCCAAGGGCCGTTAGATGATGCCGAAGCGCTCATCCAGAGCATGACCGATGCGGCCGATGCGGTAGGGGCCCAACGGGTAGGCGAGGCCCAGTTACGCTATGTACCCCATGGTGTGACGGCGGTTCTGTTTTTGGCGGAGTCTCATATTCTAATCTCAACATGGCCAGAGCATACATTGGCCATGGTGGATGTGCTGCTGTGCAACCCCCAAATGGACCCGTATCAGGCCTGGCAGGTTATGGCGCAGTTACTCAAGCCCCAAGGCGAGGTGCGCTTTAATGAAAATACACGCCTGATCGGTGCACTACCTGCGCAGGAAAAACAGATCGCCTGACGTTTAAGCTTTAATGAACAGACTTGGACCCCTAATAGAGGAAAACCCCCATGTCAGAGCAAAACCATTTTGAGACCGTGCGTGGCTACCTGGATGATTTGGAAGTCAACATTGATCATGAAGATACCGTAGCGACCCTCTTCCGCATTAGTGATGTTGAACGAGGCATCGCCAACATGTTGGTCGATTGTGAGGATGATCTGTTGGTCATTGAACAGGTGATCTTGGAGGTGTCTGGGGATGATGGCACCTTTTATAAACGCCTATTACAGATGAACCGAGAGCTGGTACACGGCGCATTTGTTTTGGATGAACAAGCCAAGTGGGTACTGTTTCGCGATACGTTGCAGTTGGCGAACCTGGACCTGAATGAGCTTGAGGCTTCCGTCAATGCCTTGGGTTTAGGGCTGGCCAGTTATGCTGAAGAGTTGATCCAGTTTGCCAACGGTAGTGCCGCATAACCCATTTAAAGGAAAAAGAACATGAGTGGATTGTTTCAACGCCTCTTTACCTGGGGTAAATCGGAGGCACATTCGGCCGTGGATAAGCTGGAAGATCCAGCCAAAATGGCGGAACAGGGTATTCGTGAGCTGAAAGAAGATCAGACGAAAAATATGGAAGCTCTGGCCAAGGTCAAGGCTCAGGTTATTCGTCTGCGCCGGGATCTGACCAATTATCAGGAGACCGCTGCCAACTATGAGCGTAAGGCCATGCTGTTGGTCCAAAAAGGGCAAAATGGTGAGCTGGATGCGGCCGAAGCAGACCGGCTGGCTGCTGAATCCCTAAGCCGTTATCAGGATGCCAACAATCAGGCCACGGCGTTAAAAGCGGACCTGGAGAACTTGGAAAAAATGGCGGCTCAGTTAGAGCGCAATGTTCAGCAGATTCGTAGCCAGATTGGCAAATGGGAAAATGAGCTGCGTACCCTAAAAGCCCGTGCCCAGGTTAGCAGTGCCACCCGTAAGCTCAATGCTGAGCTGGCCAGTGTGGATGGTAAAGGGACCATTGCCATGTTGGAGCGGATGCGCGACAAGGTGCAGGAGCAGGAGTCACTTGCAGAAGCATATGGTGACATCGCTTCCGCCCCCAAATCTGTGGATGATGAAATTGATAAGGCCCTGGCCGGTAGTGCCGACCGTGGTCAATCTGACGCTCTTGCGGCGCTTAAAGCGCGCATGGCATCCAAAGATTAAGTATTTTCCCATCAGGGCAGGAGAGGGTATATGGACAGCAACCATTTGATGTTACTGATACTGGTCGCCGGTGCCGGTTTTTACATCTTTATCCAACACACCAAACGGAAAAAAGCTGTGAAAAGCCCTCAAAAGCCTTTGGTTATTCAAAATGTGCAAGCCGGTGGTGTGATCTCTCTGCGTGGGGTCGGGCCTGACCTGGAAGATCTGGATGCCACCATTCTTGGACGTCACACCTATGATCAAGATGGCTATCAATGGTTTGAGCTTGAGGGGGATGTCGGCAGCCGCAAGCTCTGGATCAGTGTGGACGAGGATGATGAGTTGGAGGTGGCGCTCACCCTGCGCAAGGAGCCTTTATCCTGTTTAGATGTGGATGAAGCTGGGCTACAGGCGATTAAACAGGCTAAGCAGGGTTCGGTGACTTTTGAATCCCAACCCTTCACCTTTGTTGAGACCGGGCAAGCCA of the Magnetococcus sp. PR-3 genome contains:
- a CDS encoding DUF4178 domain-containing protein, with amino-acid sequence MDSNHLMLLILVAGAGFYIFIQHTKRKKAVKSPQKPLVIQNVQAGGVISLRGVGPDLEDLDATILGRHTYDQDGYQWFELEGDVGSRKLWISVDEDDELEVALTLRKEPLSCLDVDEAGLQAIKQAKQGSVTFESQPFTFVETGQATFFRHGDRLPPNGEDFEYWEFHSADRQSGITVEQWGESGNIECHIYQILKASQYTVYALEGSDQL
- a CDS encoding PAS domain-containing protein, translated to MERILTFLKALSFWRFIALFTTLAILISEILMVAQSYWLYGEIRTDLMIVGFITPAIDAFLVFFIAAIILEQLKKQEVRQKETERYLRATLNNFPFFVWLKDDQSRFLTVNQFLAHAYERSDPTEIEGLSDFDLSPKEMAQQYQADDQEVMAQGTQKIVEEQVMQQGKLRWVETFKSPVYDSQGNITGTVGFARDISDRKVAEDALRRSERDHQTIFESVNAMVWYIDDNHQVRRINQRAADLCDTVPEEAIGKTVFELFPSDVARQYHNDNVEIMTTGEPKLGLIKPGQYYDGGPGWFRTDKVPYFDEQGRLAGITIMVTDVTEIKRTEQALREAKTQADQASQAKSDFLATMSHEIRTPMNAILGASEILAEGILSTEQKRTLHMLNTAGESLLQIISDILDISKIEAGRMELESISFYPYKMIHDLYGMMHLRAAEKGLQLLTHVDASVPRKLLGDPSRLRQILLNFTSNAIKFTHEGSVAILMRCQQRHHHQLTLIVTVVDTGIGIPLSKQNHIFEAFNQADTSMTRQYGGSGLGLAICQKLAKLMEGSITLHSQEEHGSSFTIAVPMHPAPHALSNQEKILQDKTVLIHHDHPIRHGYFENIVTQMGAVAHSHDNQMSVDQALSHRQKNHGQCPDLLLIHHDDVSFDALMNSLVRIREAHPSQKLPILICGDIPERSLVSDLQAMEVDLLLTPYNHDQLEENIQLTLERRLPPVTQDIPEHQTPLKLLVVDDSPDNLALIQAFLKPYPYQLVLAHDGAQALQRVTEASEPYNLVLMDVQMPIMDGYTATRKIRQWEVLEKRAPTPIIALTAHALSDHQKMSQQAGCDDHITKPIKKRGLLKAIKQHHNPTPQRPTFDLRL
- the speD gene encoding adenosylmethionine decarboxylase; the protein is MKIQQLIVDAYGCQGPLDDAEALIQSMTDAADAVGAQRVGEAQLRYVPHGVTAVLFLAESHILISTWPEHTLAMVDVLLCNPQMDPYQAWQVMAQLLKPQGEVRFNENTRLIGALPAQEKQIA
- a CDS encoding YbjN domain-containing protein, with translation MSEQNHFETVRGYLDDLEVNIDHEDTVATLFRISDVERGIANMLVDCEDDLLVIEQVILEVSGDDGTFYKRLLQMNRELVHGAFVLDEQAKWVLFRDTLQLANLDLNELEASVNALGLGLASYAEELIQFANGSAA
- a CDS encoding tetratricopeptide repeat protein; translated protein: MAKVYTTLLLSTLLLLSGCAPKVQTQFLVAPEHPRVYQHQNIALLDYTGRGGQTVTQELEQTLSQIKIRGIPYFELRRTQKKRPRRLSTQSAIHVGRHMGVDAIHFGQVTDFSWQDRPYRMNRERWCKRPYHGRKRTKDQYQACLYGQNKPTNKPFKPHEVVDEIEVIEEDITPGRKKKVKQRRIRKITTRRPRHKVTTPVICRKRDAQVEIHAKVAEVHTEALIYSQSHRASRSVQRCPGDRNSQLTAGHLLLQQALRQTLKAYRQDIAPYLRAVSIPLMEEGKGLTPRGLKILKQGVEFANNQRLDTACKLWRDSLAQEPAPNASLLYNIGVCHEVEGDLEQAQTFYQQAEIWLGKPHTAISKGIKRVTGGLQRM
- a CDS encoding PspA/IM30 family protein, translated to MSGLFQRLFTWGKSEAHSAVDKLEDPAKMAEQGIRELKEDQTKNMEALAKVKAQVIRLRRDLTNYQETAANYERKAMLLVQKGQNGELDAAEADRLAAESLSRYQDANNQATALKADLENLEKMAAQLERNVQQIRSQIGKWENELRTLKARAQVSSATRKLNAELASVDGKGTIAMLERMRDKVQEQESLAEAYGDIASAPKSVDDEIDKALAGSADRGQSDALAALKARMASKD